From the genome of Halomonas sp. I5-271120, one region includes:
- the carA gene encoding glutamine-hydrolyzing carbamoyl-phosphate synthase small subunit, whose product MNKPAILALEDGSVFHGTAIGADGQTSGEVVFNTAMTGYQEILTDPSYTRQIVTLTYPHIGNTGINSEDVESGAIAAAGLVIRDLPLLASNFRSEQRLDDYLRSQNVLGIADIDTRRLTRILRDKGAQNGAILAGADAEGDDAVERALAAAKAFPGLKGMDLAKVVSCQSPYEWSEGEWTLGQGYADTSTHERPFHVVAYDFGVKRNILRMLASRGCRLTVVPAQTPAAEVLALNPDGVFLANGPGDPEPCDYAITAIREIVDTELPVFGICLGHQLLALASGAKTAKMKFGHHGANHPVQDLETGQVMITSQNHGFAADEASLPATLRATHRSLFDGSLQGIERTDRPAFSFQGHPEASPGPRDVAPLFDKFVALMQARR is encoded by the coding sequence TTGAACAAACCCGCGATATTGGCCTTGGAAGATGGCAGCGTTTTCCACGGCACTGCGATCGGCGCCGATGGGCAAACCAGCGGTGAAGTGGTGTTCAATACCGCCATGACCGGTTACCAAGAAATTCTCACCGACCCCTCCTACACCCGACAGATCGTCACCCTCACCTATCCCCACATCGGCAACACCGGCATCAACTCAGAAGACGTCGAATCCGGCGCCATCGCCGCCGCCGGTCTGGTGATTCGCGATCTGCCGCTGCTGGCCAGCAACTTTCGCAGCGAGCAGCGCCTCGATGACTACCTGAGAAGCCAGAACGTGCTCGGCATCGCCGACATCGATACGCGTCGGCTGACCCGCATCCTGCGTGACAAGGGGGCCCAGAATGGCGCCATCCTGGCCGGCGCGGATGCCGAGGGCGATGACGCCGTCGAGCGTGCCCTGGCCGCGGCCAAGGCTTTCCCGGGCCTCAAGGGCATGGATCTGGCCAAGGTGGTGTCCTGTCAGAGCCCCTATGAGTGGAGCGAAGGCGAGTGGACCCTGGGTCAGGGTTACGCCGATACCTCCACCCACGAGCGTCCCTTCCATGTGGTCGCCTACGACTTCGGCGTCAAGCGCAACATTCTGCGCATGCTGGCCTCTCGTGGCTGTCGCCTGACCGTGGTGCCGGCCCAGACCCCGGCCGCCGAGGTGCTGGCGCTCAACCCGGATGGCGTCTTCCTGGCCAACGGCCCGGGTGACCCCGAGCCCTGCGACTATGCAATCACTGCGATCCGCGAGATTGTCGACACCGAGCTTCCGGTGTTCGGCATCTGCCTGGGCCATCAGCTGCTGGCGCTGGCCAGCGGCGCCAAGACCGCCAAGATGAAGTTTGGCCACCACGGCGCCAACCATCCGGTCCAGGACCTGGAAACCGGGCAGGTGATGATCACCAGCCAGAACCACGGCTTTGCCGCCGACGAGGCGAGCCTGCCGGCCACGCTGCGCGCCACCCATCGCTCGCTGTTCGATGGCTCGCTGCAGGGCATCGAGCGCACCGACCGTCCGGCGTTCAGCTTCCAGGGTCACCCCGAAGCGAGCCCCGGCCCGCGCGATGTCGCGCCGCTGTTCGACAAGTTCGTTGCCCTGATGCAGGCCCGCCGCTAG
- the dapB gene encoding 4-hydroxy-tetrahydrodipicolinate reductase, which produces MSSHAPRIAIVGAAGRMGRTLINAVTQDPEAILAAGIVESGSSLAGADLGELAGLGKLGVVASDDLTAVLDDVDVLIDFTAPRVTLDNLALCAQHGKAIVIGTTGLSDDEIAELDGYRDRVPMVFAPNMSVGVNLTLKLLETAAKALGDEGYDIEVIEAHHRHKVDAPSGTALKMGEVMADALERPLKEYGVFERVGHCGPRTDKEIGFATVRAGDIVGEHTVMFATEGERIEITHKASSRMTFAKGAVRAARWVSGREAGRYDMQDVLELK; this is translated from the coding sequence ATGTCCTCTCACGCTCCCCGCATTGCTATCGTCGGTGCCGCCGGCCGCATGGGCCGCACCCTGATCAACGCCGTCACGCAGGATCCGGAGGCCATCCTGGCCGCGGGCATCGTCGAGTCGGGTAGCTCGCTCGCGGGTGCCGATCTTGGCGAGCTTGCGGGCCTTGGCAAGCTCGGCGTGGTGGCCAGCGACGACCTTACCGCTGTGCTCGATGACGTCGATGTGCTGATTGACTTCACCGCGCCTCGGGTGACGCTGGATAATCTGGCGCTGTGCGCCCAGCACGGCAAGGCGATCGTGATCGGCACCACCGGGCTTTCCGATGATGAGATCGCCGAGCTCGACGGCTATCGTGATCGGGTGCCGATGGTCTTTGCCCCCAACATGAGCGTCGGCGTCAACCTGACTCTCAAGCTGCTGGAGACCGCCGCCAAGGCGCTGGGCGATGAGGGCTACGATATCGAAGTGATCGAGGCCCACCACCGCCACAAGGTCGATGCGCCCTCCGGCACGGCGCTGAAGATGGGCGAGGTGATGGCCGATGCGCTGGAGCGGCCCCTCAAGGAGTACGGCGTGTTTGAGCGGGTCGGCCACTGCGGTCCGCGTACCGACAAGGAGATTGGCTTCGCCACTGTGCGCGCCGGCGACATCGTCGGTGAGCATACGGTGATGTTTGCCACCGAAGGCGAGCGCATCGAGATTACCCACAAGGCCTCGAGCCGCATGACTTTCGCCAAGGGCGCGGTGCGCGCGGCGCGCTGGGTGTCTGGTCGTGAGGCCGGCCGCTATGATATGCAGGATGTGCTCGAGCTCAAGTAA
- a CDS encoding DUF2218 domain-containing protein yields MPISRTEIPTESGAKLINRLCKHWAHKFQVEHEEGHGRVHFDAGTCLMEADATHLRVAVEALDVESLDTLEGVVASHLERMAGDEPLKMVWEN; encoded by the coding sequence ATGCCCATTTCACGTACCGAAATTCCCACCGAGTCCGGGGCCAAGCTGATCAATCGCCTGTGCAAGCACTGGGCGCACAAGTTCCAAGTCGAGCACGAAGAGGGCCATGGCCGTGTCCATTTCGACGCCGGCACCTGCCTGATGGAAGCCGATGCCACGCACCTGCGAGTGGCCGTCGAGGCGCTGGATGTCGAGAGTCTCGATACGCTCGAGGGCGTGGTGGCGAGCCACCTGGAGCGCATGGCCGGCGATGAGCCGCTGAAGATGGTCTGGGAAAACTGA
- the carB gene encoding carbamoyl-phosphate synthase large subunit — translation MPKRTDIQSILIIGAGPIVIGQACEFDYSGAQACKALREEGYRVILVNSNPATIMTDPVMADATYIEPITWETVEKIIEAERPDAVLPTMGGQTALNCALELDKHGVLEKYGVEMIGANADTIDKAEDRDRFDQAMKKIGLECPKAKVAHSMDEAWEIQAELGFPTIIRPSFTMGGSGGGVAYNKEEFEEICDRGFELSTNHELLIDESLLGWKEYEMEVVRDKHDNCIIVCAIENFDPMGVHTGDSITVAPAQTLTDKEYQIMRDASLAVLREIGVETGGSNVQFGVDPDTGRMVVIEMNPRVSRSSALASKATGFPIAKIAAKLAVGYTLDELNNDITGGRTPASFEPAIDYVVTKIPRFTFEKFPQANDRLTTQMKSVGEVMAIGRTFQESLQKALRGMETGKDGLDPVVDDYSPESMAHLKGELQAAGAERIFYIADAMRAGLSVDEIFALTNVDRWYLVQIEDLIRLEEDLKRRSLSDLSGREIFVLKRKGFSDARLAALLGVSEGEFRKARHGHDVRPVYKRVDTCAAEFASDTAYMYSTYEEECEAEVSDKKKIMVLGGGPNRIGQGIEFDYCCVHAALAMREDGYETIMVNCNPETVSTDYDISDRLYFEPVTLEDVLEIADKERPEGVIVQFGGQTPLKLARALEAAGVPIIGTTPDAIDRAEDRERFQQMIDKLGLKQPPNATARSFEEAFAKAEAIGYPLVVRPSYVLGGRAMEIVYSASELERYMTHAVKVSNDSPVLLDHFLKAAIEVDVDAVSDGEQVVIGGIMQHIEQAGVHSGDSACALPPYSLPADVQDEMRDQIKRMAVELNVVGLMNVQLAWQDGEIYVIEVNPRASRTVPFVSKCIGTSLAQVAARCMAGQTLASQDFTREIVPHFYSVKEAVFPFNKFPGVDPILAPEMKSTGEVMGSGETFAEAFYKAQLGAGEAIPRLTGERKAFLSVREPDKEGVIEVAHSLIELGFTLCATRGTARALEAAGIAVESVNKVNEGRPHIVDMLKNDEVAYIVNTTEGRQAITDSSVIRRTALARKVPYATTLAGARAVCLALEYGNQITVRRLQELHAGATQ, via the coding sequence ATGCCCAAGCGTACCGATATCCAGAGCATCCTGATCATTGGTGCTGGCCCGATCGTCATCGGCCAGGCCTGCGAATTCGACTACTCCGGCGCCCAGGCCTGCAAGGCCCTGCGCGAGGAGGGCTACCGGGTCATCCTGGTCAACTCCAACCCGGCGACCATCATGACCGACCCGGTGATGGCCGATGCCACCTACATCGAGCCGATCACCTGGGAAACGGTGGAGAAGATCATCGAGGCCGAGCGCCCCGACGCGGTGCTGCCGACCATGGGTGGCCAGACCGCCCTGAACTGCGCCCTGGAGCTCGACAAGCACGGCGTGCTCGAGAAGTACGGCGTGGAGATGATCGGCGCCAATGCCGACACCATCGACAAGGCCGAAGATCGTGATCGCTTCGACCAGGCGATGAAGAAGATCGGCCTGGAGTGCCCCAAGGCCAAGGTCGCGCACTCGATGGATGAGGCCTGGGAGATTCAGGCCGAGCTTGGCTTCCCGACCATCATCCGCCCGTCCTTCACCATGGGCGGCTCCGGTGGTGGCGTGGCCTACAACAAGGAAGAGTTCGAGGAAATCTGCGACCGCGGCTTCGAGCTTTCCACCAATCATGAGCTCCTGATCGACGAGTCGCTGCTCGGTTGGAAGGAGTACGAGATGGAGGTCGTGCGCGACAAGCACGACAACTGCATCATCGTCTGCGCCATCGAGAACTTCGACCCGATGGGCGTGCACACCGGCGATTCGATCACCGTGGCTCCGGCCCAGACGCTGACCGACAAGGAATACCAGATCATGCGCGACGCATCGCTTGCGGTGCTGCGCGAGATCGGCGTCGAGACCGGCGGCTCCAACGTGCAGTTTGGCGTCGACCCGGATACCGGACGCATGGTGGTGATCGAGATGAATCCGCGGGTGTCGCGCTCCTCGGCGCTGGCCTCCAAGGCCACCGGCTTCCCGATCGCCAAGATCGCCGCCAAGCTGGCGGTCGGCTACACCCTCGATGAGCTCAACAACGACATCACCGGCGGTCGCACGCCGGCGTCCTTCGAGCCGGCCATCGACTACGTCGTGACCAAGATTCCGCGCTTCACCTTCGAGAAGTTCCCGCAGGCCAACGATCGTCTGACCACCCAGATGAAGTCGGTGGGCGAGGTGATGGCGATCGGCCGTACCTTCCAGGAATCGCTGCAGAAGGCGCTGCGCGGCATGGAGACTGGCAAGGACGGTCTCGATCCGGTGGTCGACGACTATTCGCCGGAGAGCATGGCGCACCTCAAGGGCGAGCTGCAGGCCGCCGGCGCCGAGCGCATCTTTTACATCGCCGACGCCATGCGCGCCGGCCTCTCCGTTGACGAGATCTTCGCGCTCACCAACGTCGACCGCTGGTACCTGGTGCAGATCGAGGACCTGATTCGTCTCGAGGAAGACCTCAAGCGCCGCTCGCTGTCCGACTTGAGTGGCCGCGAGATCTTTGTGCTCAAGCGCAAGGGCTTTAGTGACGCCCGCTTGGCGGCCCTGCTCGGGGTGTCCGAGGGCGAGTTCCGCAAGGCGCGCCATGGCCATGACGTGCGCCCGGTCTACAAGCGCGTCGACACCTGCGCCGCCGAGTTCGCCTCCGACACCGCCTACATGTACTCCACCTACGAGGAAGAGTGCGAGGCCGAGGTCAGCGACAAGAAGAAGATCATGGTGCTGGGCGGTGGGCCCAACCGCATCGGCCAGGGCATCGAGTTCGACTACTGCTGCGTCCACGCGGCACTCGCCATGCGCGAGGATGGTTACGAGACCATCATGGTCAACTGCAACCCGGAGACCGTGTCCACCGACTACGATATCTCCGATCGTCTCTACTTCGAGCCGGTGACCCTCGAGGATGTGCTGGAGATCGCCGACAAGGAGCGCCCGGAGGGCGTGATCGTGCAGTTCGGCGGTCAGACCCCGCTCAAGCTGGCGCGTGCCCTGGAGGCCGCCGGCGTGCCGATCATCGGTACCACCCCGGACGCCATCGACCGCGCCGAGGACCGTGAGCGCTTCCAGCAGATGATCGACAAGCTGGGCCTCAAGCAGCCGCCCAACGCCACCGCCAGAAGCTTCGAGGAGGCCTTCGCCAAGGCCGAGGCCATCGGCTACCCGCTGGTGGTGCGCCCCTCCTACGTGCTGGGTGGACGGGCCATGGAAATCGTCTACTCGGCAAGCGAGCTCGAGCGCTACATGACCCATGCGGTCAAGGTCTCCAACGACTCGCCGGTGCTGCTGGATCACTTCCTCAAGGCGGCCATCGAGGTCGACGTGGATGCGGTCAGCGACGGCGAGCAGGTGGTGATCGGCGGCATCATGCAGCACATCGAACAGGCCGGCGTGCACTCCGGTGACTCCGCCTGTGCGCTGCCGCCGTATTCGCTGCCGGCCGATGTGCAGGATGAGATGCGCGACCAGATCAAGCGCATGGCGGTGGAGCTCAACGTGGTGGGCCTGATGAACGTTCAGCTCGCCTGGCAGGACGGCGAGATCTACGTCATCGAGGTCAATCCGCGGGCCTCACGCACCGTGCCCTTCGTGTCGAAGTGCATCGGTACCTCGCTTGCCCAGGTCGCGGCGCGCTGCATGGCCGGCCAGACCCTGGCCTCTCAGGACTTTACCCGCGAGATCGTGCCGCACTTCTACAGCGTCAAGGAGGCGGTCTTCCCCTTCAACAAGTTCCCGGGGGTCGATCCGATCCTGGCACCGGAGATGAAGTCTACCGGTGAGGTGATGGGCTCGGGCGAGACCTTTGCCGAAGCCTTCTACAAGGCGCAGTTGGGCGCCGGCGAGGCGATTCCGCGCCTGACCGGCGAGCGCAAGGCCTTCCTGTCGGTCCGCGAGCCCGACAAGGAGGGCGTTATCGAGGTGGCCCATTCTTTGATAGAATTAGGCTTTACCCTTTGCGCTACCCGCGGCACTGCACGCGCCCTCGAGGCCGCGGGTATTGCCGTCGAGTCCGTCAACAAGGTCAATGAAGGCAGGCCACACATCGTCGACATGCTCAAGAACGACGAGGTGGCCTACATCGTCAATACCACCGAGGGGCGCCAAGCCATCACCGACTCCTCGGTCATCCGCCGCACCGCTCTCGCCCGCAAGGTTCCCTACGCCACTACGTTGGCGGGGGCGCGGGCCGTTTGTCTGGCGCTTGAGTACGGCAATCAGATCACGGTGCGGCGGCTTCAGGAACTGCATGCAGGAGCGACACAATGA
- the greA gene encoding transcription elongation factor GreA, protein MNKVPMTVAGEQSLRQELEQLKSVERPQVIAAIAEAREHGDLKENAEYHAAREQQGFIEGRIQEIEGKLSSSQVIDVTKLPKTGKVIFGVTVELINLDNDEEVRYRIVGEDEADIKSGKISVTSPIARALIGKEESDVVVVKTPGGEVEYEIGSVEHL, encoded by the coding sequence ATGAACAAGGTCCCGATGACCGTGGCCGGCGAGCAGAGCCTGCGACAAGAGCTTGAACAGCTCAAGAGCGTGGAGCGCCCCCAGGTGATCGCCGCCATCGCCGAGGCCCGTGAACACGGCGATCTCAAGGAAAACGCCGAATACCATGCCGCTCGTGAGCAGCAGGGATTTATCGAAGGTCGCATCCAGGAGATCGAGGGCAAGCTCTCGAGCTCTCAGGTGATCGACGTCACCAAGCTGCCCAAGACCGGCAAGGTGATCTTCGGCGTGACCGTCGAGCTGATCAATCTGGATAACGACGAGGAAGTGCGCTATCGGATCGTTGGCGAGGACGAAGCCGACATCAAGTCTGGCAAGATCTCGGTCACATCCCCGATCGCCCGTGCCCTGATCGGCAAGGAGGAAAGCGACGTGGTGGTGGTCAAGACCCCCGGCGGAGAGGTCGAGTACGAGATCGGTAGCGTCGAACACCTCTGA
- the dnaJ gene encoding molecular chaperone DnaJ has product MSKRDYYEVLGVERGADQKEVKKAYRRLAQKFHPDRNPDDEGAQQKFQEVSEAYEVLSDADKRAAYDQFGHAGVDGQAGGGFGGGAGAGGFSDIFGDVFGDIFGGGGGRRHPNAPQRGSDLRYNLELDLEDAVAGTSVDIRVPRHVECGRCDGGGAEPGSTKETCPTCAGHGQVRMQQGFFAVQQTCPTCHGSGQQIKVPCHECHGEGRVRETRTLSVKIPAGVDTGDRIRLNAEGEAGINGGPPGDLYVQVAIKPHKIFRRDGRDLLCEVPINFVDAALGGELEVPTLNGRVKLKIPAETQTGKLFRMRGKGVKPVRGGPAGDLLCKVVLETPVKLSDDQKDLLRQFQDSLEGSNNHHSPKKTSFFDGVKRFFEDMKP; this is encoded by the coding sequence ATGTCCAAACGTGATTACTATGAAGTTCTGGGCGTCGAGCGCGGGGCCGACCAGAAAGAGGTCAAGAAGGCCTACCGACGCCTCGCCCAGAAGTTTCACCCGGACCGTAATCCGGATGACGAAGGCGCGCAGCAGAAGTTCCAGGAGGTCTCCGAGGCCTACGAGGTTCTGAGCGACGCCGATAAGCGCGCGGCCTACGACCAGTTCGGCCATGCCGGTGTCGATGGCCAGGCCGGCGGTGGCTTCGGCGGCGGCGCCGGTGCCGGCGGCTTCAGCGACATCTTCGGCGACGTGTTCGGCGACATCTTCGGCGGCGGCGGTGGTCGACGCCACCCGAACGCCCCGCAGCGTGGTTCCGACCTGCGCTACAACCTTGAGCTCGACCTCGAGGATGCGGTGGCCGGTACCTCGGTGGATATCCGCGTGCCGCGCCATGTCGAATGCGGTCGCTGTGACGGTGGCGGTGCCGAGCCCGGTTCCACCAAGGAAACCTGCCCGACCTGTGCCGGTCACGGCCAGGTGCGCATGCAGCAGGGCTTCTTCGCCGTGCAGCAGACCTGTCCGACCTGTCATGGCAGCGGCCAGCAGATCAAGGTGCCCTGCCACGAGTGTCATGGCGAAGGTCGCGTGCGCGAGACCCGCACCCTGTCGGTGAAGATTCCCGCAGGCGTCGATACCGGCGATCGCATTCGCCTCAACGCCGAGGGCGAGGCCGGCATCAACGGTGGTCCGCCCGGCGATCTCTACGTACAGGTGGCGATCAAGCCGCACAAGATCTTCCGCCGCGACGGTCGTGATCTGCTGTGCGAAGTGCCGATCAACTTCGTCGATGCCGCCCTTGGCGGTGAGCTCGAAGTGCCGACCCTGAACGGCCGGGTCAAGCTGAAGATTCCCGCCGAGACCCAGACCGGCAAGCTGTTCCGCATGCGTGGCAAGGGCGTCAAGCCGGTGCGCGGCGGCCCCGCTGGCGACCTGCTGTGCAAGGTCGTGCTGGAGACCCCGGTCAAGCTCAGCGACGACCAGAAAGACCTGCTGCGCCAGTTCCAGGACAGCCTGGAAGGCAGCAACAACCATCACTCGCCGAAGAAGACCAGCTTCTTCGACGGCGTGAAAAGGTTCTTCGAGGACATGAAGCCGTAA
- a CDS encoding esterase-like activity of phytase family protein, whose product MTRCLLRIAVWLLPVMIALALVPLSCAGGVSPTQLAPPTGVSRQGIEECGTLKLPSEWQSEEQGGASLNGTSLNGTALGGLSALGWDSDAQLLYLLSDRGQLYQARLDFTADKLSGFTLLASLPLKDADGQPLEDDAADAESLIIEGGANGIDGDATLLVGFEREHRLQRFTPDGQPVGQPMRPAGFEGADFNAGAEALAVDRREGLIVGLEGPPADMPAGTTRLFAPASGRQWRYPLAPEAGSGLTALEGNGDTLLALERAFAPPAPLVISLRRVRLTDSGVAEVETVARLSSGEGWRLDNFEGLTRLDNGRFLMVSDDNFIMLQTTLLSCFSLPTD is encoded by the coding sequence GTGACCCGATGCCTGCTGCGCATTGCCGTCTGGCTGCTGCCCGTCATGATCGCCCTCGCCCTCGTGCCCCTGAGCTGTGCAGGCGGCGTCAGCCCGACCCAGCTGGCCCCGCCAACCGGCGTGTCACGCCAGGGCATCGAGGAGTGCGGCACCCTCAAACTGCCCTCCGAATGGCAATCTGAGGAGCAGGGTGGCGCGTCTTTGAACGGCACGTCTCTTAACGGCACGGCGCTGGGCGGCCTCTCGGCGCTGGGCTGGGACAGCGACGCCCAGCTGCTCTACCTGTTATCCGATCGTGGCCAGCTGTACCAGGCGCGCCTCGACTTCACGGCCGACAAGCTCAGCGGTTTCACCCTGCTTGCCTCCCTGCCCCTCAAGGATGCCGATGGTCAGCCGCTCGAAGACGACGCGGCGGATGCCGAATCGCTGATCATCGAAGGCGGCGCCAACGGGATTGATGGCGACGCCACCCTGCTGGTCGGCTTCGAGCGCGAACACCGCCTACAACGCTTCACTCCCGACGGCCAGCCAGTGGGGCAGCCCATGCGGCCAGCGGGCTTCGAGGGCGCCGACTTCAATGCTGGCGCCGAGGCCCTCGCCGTCGACCGTCGCGAGGGCCTGATCGTCGGCCTGGAAGGCCCGCCTGCCGACATGCCTGCGGGCACCACACGCCTGTTCGCCCCCGCAAGCGGTCGACAGTGGCGCTACCCCTTGGCGCCGGAAGCCGGTAGCGGCCTGACGGCGCTGGAAGGGAACGGCGACACCCTGCTGGCTCTGGAGCGCGCCTTCGCGCCACCGGCGCCGCTGGTGATCAGCCTGCGCCGGGTGCGCCTGACCGACAGCGGGGTGGCCGAGGTCGAGACCGTCGCTCGCCTCTCCAGCGGCGAGGGCTGGCGGCTCGATAACTTCGAAGGCCTGACACGGCTCGACAATGGCCGCTTCCTGATGGTCAGCGACGACAACTTCATCATGCTGCAGACGACGTTGCTCAGTTGCTTCTCGCTGCCCACCGACTGA
- the yhbY gene encoding ribosome assembly RNA-binding protein YhbY: MSLSQAQKKALRSIGHHLNPVVTVSENGISEGVLAELDRALGDHELIKVKLAIPERDDRAAVIDELTKASRAINVQSIGKMVLLYRANPKANPKLSNIKRFEEHHGRR, from the coding sequence ATGAGCTTGTCACAGGCACAAAAGAAAGCACTGCGCAGCATCGGCCATCACCTCAACCCGGTCGTGACCGTCTCCGAGAACGGCATCTCTGAGGGCGTGCTGGCGGAACTCGACCGCGCCCTGGGCGACCATGAGCTGATCAAGGTCAAGCTTGCCATCCCCGAGCGCGACGACCGCGCCGCCGTCATCGATGAGCTGACCAAGGCCTCTCGCGCCATCAACGTGCAGAGCATCGGCAAGATGGTGCTGCTCTATCGCGCCAACCCCAAGGCCAACCCGAAGCTCTCCAACATCAAGCGCTTCGAGGAACATCACGGCCGTCGCTAG
- a CDS encoding DMT family transporter, which yields MILKAHLGLLLWALLVGLSFPAVGLIGADLPPMLLTALRFTVAALALWGLARRAPDRWPDGAAWLLYGLMGLCLAGFFTAMFWAANHATALSMATLFVSVPLLAFLFGLAAGLERRGWRLPLILALGAAGALLLAFVEAGSQDSASLGVVFGRGEAVFLLGCMASALYPVLSKWGLARGWLSTSAAVRTFWSLALGGGLVGALGLVVEPVAALSTMRLRDALVVIYLGLFSSAVTFWLQQRATAVLTPAAVTAYGYLVPFVSMLLLFLQTPDRLGWEWLPGSVLVLAAMVWLWREDVLSRWAARSN from the coding sequence GTGATCCTCAAGGCCCATCTCGGCCTGCTGTTGTGGGCGCTGCTGGTAGGCCTGTCGTTTCCCGCGGTGGGGCTGATCGGCGCCGACCTGCCGCCGATGTTGCTGACCGCCCTGCGCTTTACGGTAGCGGCGCTGGCACTCTGGGGGCTGGCCAGGCGAGCGCCGGATCGCTGGCCCGACGGCGCCGCCTGGCTGCTTTATGGGCTGATGGGGCTGTGTCTCGCGGGATTCTTTACGGCCATGTTCTGGGCGGCGAATCATGCGACGGCGCTGTCGATGGCCACGCTGTTCGTCAGTGTGCCGCTGTTGGCCTTCCTGTTTGGCCTCGCGGCAGGGCTTGAGCGCCGCGGCTGGCGGCTTCCACTGATCCTTGCCCTGGGCGCCGCCGGTGCGCTGTTGCTGGCGTTTGTCGAGGCCGGAAGTCAGGACAGTGCCAGCCTCGGTGTCGTCTTTGGGCGCGGCGAAGCGGTGTTTCTGCTCGGTTGCATGGCCAGTGCGCTCTATCCGGTGCTCTCGAAATGGGGGCTTGCCCGGGGGTGGCTGTCGACCTCGGCGGCGGTGCGCACCTTCTGGAGCCTGGCGCTGGGTGGGGGCTTGGTCGGCGCCCTGGGCCTTGTGGTCGAGCCCGTCGCGGCGCTATCCACGATGCGCCTCAGGGATGCCCTGGTGGTGATCTACCTGGGGCTCTTCTCCAGCGCCGTGACCTTCTGGCTGCAGCAGCGGGCGACCGCGGTGCTCACCCCCGCTGCCGTCACCGCCTACGGCTACCTGGTGCCCTTCGTGTCGATGCTACTGCTGTTTCTTCAGACACCCGACCGGCTTGGCTGGGAGTGGCTGCCCGGTAGCGTACTGGTACTGGCGGCGATGGTATGGCTGTGGCGTGAGGATGTCCTCAGTCGGTGGGCAGCGAGAAGCAACTGA